Part of the Streptococcus ilei genome is shown below.
TGCGACAGCTTGCTCATACACGTCATAAACCGAATAAGAACTCATCAAGAGAAGCCCTAATAGGATCAAGAGTCCTCCGATAAAGTAAGTCCCAATGTTAGAGAGCAAGAAAGCAACCGGCGTGTACAAGATTGCACCAAGCAAACCTCCTCCTGCAAAAGAAGAGACACGAAGATGCACGAGGTCTCCTAAGATACGTGATAAGGTTGGTCCCACTGAAGAACCTTCCAGTTTCAAAAGGGAGACAAAGTAAGCTTGATACATGAGTAGTAAGCCTGCAAAAAGACTTAAAAAGCCCGACAAGGTTCCCTCATGCTTCTCAATCCATTTGAAAAAGAAGAGGTAGAAAATAACAGCTGTCATTGCCACATAAGCCAGACTACCTACCAAGAGCCGGATAAGGTTGTAAGTCACTAAGCCTAAGGCTCCTAATCGTAAAAAGGCGAAAATGAAGACGAGAGTTAAGACAATCGTCATGATCATTCGGCGAATTGCTTTTTTTCTTTCTATTTCTGCTTTAGACAGTCGTCTCGTCGACCGTGTTTTTTTTGATTGATTATTGTTTGCCATAACCTTTATTATACCATATTTCTAAGCTAGTTCTCTAGTAAAATCCTTTTCTCTCATGTGCGAAATAAACAACAAAAACAGTACCTCTCAGGCACTGTTGATGATAGATTTTTCTTTGGAAGACGGCCAATGATAGCTTGATAGTCTTTCAGCGCTTGCTTTCCTTTCTCCGTCAACTGATAGCCCCGAACCGTGAACTCTTGTGCTAGCTCTTCTTCTGTAAAGTGATCAGCCAAAGCTTGGTTCAAATCAGCTGCTTTCATCTTGGACAAGCCCGCGACCCCCTTCTTTTTGAGAATGGCTTTTTTCATGATACTCCCTCGTTTTCTATTTTGCTAGGAAGCTTCACCCCCTTTGACAATGACTACTATATCCGAAAAAAAAGCCCAAACAATCAGTTTTGCTTATGAGGTAGACTCGACAAACTATGTGGTCAGAATTTTATTATCAAGAAATTTTCATCACCATTAAAAAAGCCTGTCCTAAGACAAGGCTTTGAGATTCTTCCTCTTAGGATCCCGCACTTTCGTAGGCATCCAATCCCCTGTCCCAGAGTTTGAGGGAAATGCCAAAGAAAACAAGGGAAATCAACATCAAACCACCGATATTAAAGAGCCCATTCTTGCCTTGCAAGAAATAGCTAGCAGGATAGTAAGCCGCAAAGGCAAATGGCACGATAAAACTGATCAACCAACGAAGGAGCGAATTGTAAATGGAAATAGGATACTTGGCAAAATCATTGAACATATAGAAAATGTAAATCATGGCGCCTGACTGCTTGGTCCAAAAAGCAATACTGGCTGTCGCGATTTTCAAGGAAGTATAAATCAAGGTCGCAAAAGGAATACAGACTAGAAAAAGTAGGAATTTTGGAAGAGTCCAAGTAATGCTTGATACTGTTGTTCCCAATAGAATGCAACCGACCAAGAGTTCGCCCAAGGCATCAATCTGAAAGGTCTCAACCAGAATATGGAAGAGAGGATTGATGGGGCGAGTCAGGTACTTGTCAAACTCTCCTTTTCGCACTAAACGTTGTCCCAGAGCCCAGAGATTGTCAAAAAAGAGGTGGTCCAATCCCTTGGGAATCAAGGAAAAACCATAAATAAAGGCAATTTCTTGAAAGGTCCATCCTTCTAGCGATGGAATGTGTTGAAAGAGTACATTGAGAAACAAGAGGTTCAAGCCTTGAGTCAGGAAAACACCTAAAACACCAACCACAAAATCGACCTTGTACTCCATGATTTGCTTGATGTATTGTCTGATAAAAATCAGATGCATGCGTTGATATTTTTTCATATTAACCTCCCTGAATGGTGATAAATGACTGGACTCGTTTCCAAATCAACTGAGACAAGCCCACCATCACTAAGAGCCAGAAAAACTGCAAAACGAGTGCTTGAAAAATCTGACTAGCATCGTACTTTCCAACAATAATCATAACCGGAGTGTAAATCAAGGATGAAAAAGGCAAAAAGGACAGAATATCTGAAACGATT
Proteins encoded:
- a CDS encoding ABC transporter permease, giving the protein MKKYQRMHLIFIRQYIKQIMEYKVDFVVGVLGVFLTQGLNLLFLNVLFQHIPSLEGWTFQEIAFIYGFSLIPKGLDHLFFDNLWALGQRLVRKGEFDKYLTRPINPLFHILVETFQIDALGELLVGCILLGTTVSSITWTLPKFLLFLVCIPFATLIYTSLKIATASIAFWTKQSGAMIYIFYMFNDFAKYPISIYNSLLRWLISFIVPFAFAAYYPASYFLQGKNGLFNIGGLMLISLVFFGISLKLWDRGLDAYESAGS